The following are encoded in a window of Candidatus Dependentiae bacterium genomic DNA:
- a CDS encoding PD40 domain-containing protein, giving the protein MKNEKKLSYAIYFLLILAIYLLKAEVSCTNEKHTDSITVTIAAKQQEQKIGMMIIVLDEGVKTQDLQAVAQILEKDLSFTGQIEVSTVQKKLTTYKQFLTHCMQKDCSLAVVIKYGHKQGSIVWWLYDTSSSQLVAHNTYDISGKVVRRWAHAIADQLWPKIIGQEGFFSTKISYCKEGILKRNRHKARIKHICVADYDGSHERVLIKTPTVNVAPRWNNDLRYPLLFYSESTNENMRLMVANMKGKRKVASSFDGLNMLPAFSRDGKKVVYCASRGTGNCQIYYYQKGQFKRITHNSGNNVSPSFSGDGNKLYFCSDFQTGYPQIYTYDLITKKQTCITSGGYCAAPAYCHKTDQLIYSKMVNGVMQLMLYDNNTKQHIQLTFDPGNKQEASWSPCGNHVIFNLSKGHSNRIAFFSLHTKKYRFITSQRAACSYPHWSPTYISFPITS; this is encoded by the coding sequence ATGAAAAATGAAAAAAAATTGTCGTACGCGATCTATTTTTTGCTTATTTTGGCAATATACTTACTGAAAGCCGAAGTTTCTTGTACTAATGAAAAACATACTGATTCTATTACGGTAACTATTGCTGCCAAGCAACAGGAACAAAAAATAGGTATGATGATTATCGTGCTGGATGAAGGAGTAAAAACACAGGATCTACAAGCTGTTGCTCAAATTCTTGAAAAAGACCTGTCGTTTACTGGGCAAATTGAGGTTTCTACTGTACAAAAAAAGCTGACAACGTATAAACAATTTTTAACGCATTGTATGCAAAAGGATTGTTCCTTAGCTGTAGTGATTAAGTATGGCCATAAACAAGGTAGTATTGTTTGGTGGCTGTATGACACAAGTAGCAGCCAGCTAGTGGCGCACAATACATATGACATCTCAGGTAAGGTTGTGCGAAGGTGGGCGCATGCAATTGCAGATCAATTGTGGCCGAAAATTATTGGACAAGAAGGCTTTTTTTCTACAAAGATTTCTTATTGTAAAGAGGGAATTTTGAAGCGTAATAGACATAAAGCGCGGATTAAACATATTTGTGTTGCTGATTACGATGGATCTCATGAACGAGTTCTTATCAAAACGCCGACGGTAAATGTTGCACCTCGTTGGAATAATGATTTACGATATCCGCTTTTATTTTATTCTGAGTCAACAAATGAGAATATGCGGCTTATGGTTGCCAATATGAAAGGAAAGCGTAAGGTGGCCTCTAGCTTTGATGGTTTAAATATGTTGCCGGCTTTTTCTAGGGATGGAAAAAAAGTTGTGTATTGTGCGTCGCGTGGTACTGGAAACTGTCAAATTTATTATTATCAAAAAGGGCAGTTTAAACGAATTACGCATAATAGTGGTAATAATGTTTCACCAAGCTTTTCCGGTGATGGTAATAAACTTTATTTCTGTTCTGACTTTCAAACTGGTTATCCACAAATTTATACATATGATTTAATAACAAAAAAGCAGACGTGTATTACTAGTGGGGGGTACTGCGCAGCGCCTGCATATTGCCACAAAACAGATCAACTTATCTATAGCAAAATGGTAAACGGTGTGATGCAACTCATGCTATATGATAACAATACCAAACAGCACATACAGTTAACATTCGATCCTGGTAACAAGCAGGAGGCATCCTGGTCTCCGTGTGGCAATCATGTGATCTTTAATCTGAGTAAAGGTCACTCTAATAGGATTGCCTTCTTTAGCTTACACACAAAGAAATATCGTTTTATTACAAGCCAGAGAGCTGCATGTAGTTATCCACACTGGTCCCCAACATATATAAGTTTCCCCATAACAAGCTGA
- a CDS encoding biopolymer transporter ExbD — MRKLKRRRRSVPSMPEISLTPLIDTALTLLIIFMITAPMMHNAIKVDLPSGKAKEDANVQQDLIVYVDSKGTLFFNGVPYNENILIAQLKQAVGKAESKVVYVKGDRAVNYGTVLELVDKIKVVGGIKYVALATKKVA; from the coding sequence ATGCGTAAATTAAAGCGTCGTCGGCGTTCAGTTCCTAGTATGCCAGAAATATCATTAACGCCACTTATAGATACAGCATTAACATTGCTCATTATATTCATGATTACTGCGCCAATGATGCACAATGCTATTAAAGTTGATTTACCTTCTGGCAAGGCAAAAGAAGATGCTAATGTTCAACAAGACTTGATAGTATATGTTGATAGTAAAGGAACTCTATTTTTTAATGGGGTACCGTATAATGAAAATATATTAATAGCACAACTCAAACAAGCAGTAGGGAAAGCGGAGAGTAAAGTAGTATATGTAAAAGGTGATCGTGCAGTAAATTATGGAACGGTTCTTGAGCTTGTTGATAAAATTAAAGTGGTAGGGGGTATCAAGTATGTGGCCTTGGCAACTAAAAAGGTGGCCTAA
- a CDS encoding MotA/TolQ/ExbB proton channel family protein: protein MLKMLFGNGLWQLVLQADMISKVVLIILLIMSILCWTIFFYKLILLRLKKRHMCTVSRLIKQAKSLEEMSAIASGYAGTIPGYFLTQNLLFLKDLLEKRQEANFDRMSEYMDAVIEDIVYRQESYLPVLSTCANISPLLGLFGTVWGLIQAFIGISQQQSADIASIAPGIAEALITTFFGLVVAIPALVMFSYLSVQINRLESQLLNLSDAYRCLVERFLT, encoded by the coding sequence ATGTTGAAAATGCTATTTGGTAATGGCCTCTGGCAGCTTGTTTTACAGGCTGATATGATCAGTAAGGTGGTCTTGATCATTCTCCTGATAATGTCAATCTTATGTTGGACTATTTTTTTTTATAAATTAATACTTTTACGGCTTAAAAAAAGGCATATGTGCACCGTATCTCGCTTGATAAAGCAGGCAAAAAGTCTTGAGGAAATGAGTGCTATAGCCTCAGGGTATGCAGGAACGATTCCGGGTTATTTTTTGACACAAAACCTCCTTTTTCTTAAAGATTTATTAGAAAAGCGACAAGAGGCTAATTTTGACCGCATGTCAGAGTATATGGATGCAGTAATTGAGGATATAGTATATCGTCAGGAGTCTTATTTACCTGTTTTATCAACGTGTGCTAATATTTCTCCTCTACTGGGACTTTTTGGGACGGTATGGGGTCTTATTCAAGCTTTTATTGGTATTAGTCAACAGCAATCTGCTGATATTGCAAGTATCGCTCCCGGTATTGCAGAAGCATTAATAACAACGTTTTTTGGCCTTGTAGTTGCCATTCCAGCGCTTGTTATGTTTAGCTATTTAAGTGTTCAAATAAATCGGTTAGAGTCTCAGCTGCTTAATTTGAGTGATGCATATCGTTGTTTGGTAGAACGCTTTTTAACGTAA
- a CDS encoding TonB C-terminal domain-containing protein, producing the protein MWPWQLKRWPKRYFFLLRLFIACTILHLLVFLGISFVQMCTLCPYQLTINANALNNNVQVVFLPLYKKISKEKAVFMKVDTKKLSQKKEETGKVLAKKNPEIIQEKVKPKAIVKNNKTTINKENVIRKKPVKEILIKKETVERSKGKTENKKQKITDKNSSVAYNGVKTTKKNVGIISQRVYAGRQELALLQMQARIQKEVSMIWKPPVGLPKNLLCQVTLTINDKGHVTETKVSKSSGVLLYDVSARTALTQLTLPLWAHGKKFCITFKQ; encoded by the coding sequence ATGTGGCCTTGGCAACTAAAAAGGTGGCCTAAGCGGTATTTTTTCTTACTACGATTATTTATTGCATGTACGATCTTACACCTGTTAGTTTTTTTAGGAATTTCATTTGTACAAATGTGCACGTTGTGTCCTTACCAATTAACGATTAATGCCAACGCATTGAATAATAACGTGCAAGTTGTTTTCTTACCTCTTTATAAAAAAATTAGTAAGGAAAAAGCGGTATTCATGAAAGTTGATACAAAAAAATTATCGCAGAAAAAAGAAGAAACAGGAAAGGTCCTTGCTAAAAAAAATCCTGAGATAATACAAGAAAAGGTAAAACCTAAAGCAATTGTTAAAAATAACAAGACCACAATTAACAAAGAAAACGTGATTAGGAAAAAACCAGTAAAAGAGATACTAATAAAAAAAGAAACGGTTGAAAGAAGTAAGGGGAAGACTGAAAATAAAAAGCAAAAAATTACTGATAAAAATAGTAGTGTAGCATATAATGGAGTAAAAACTACTAAGAAGAATGTCGGTATAATCTCTCAAAGAGTGTATGCTGGCAGGCAAGAGCTAGCGTTGTTACAAATGCAGGCTCGAATACAAAAAGAAGTGAGTATGATATGGAAACCGCCTGTTGGATTGCCAAAAAATTTGCTGTGTCAGGTGACATTAACAATTAATGATAAAGGTCATGTTACTGAAACGAAAGTGAGTAAATCATCCGGTGTGTTATTATATGATGTTTCAGCGCGGACAGCACTTACACAACTTACATTACCATTATGGGCGCATGGCAAAAAATTTTGTATCACATTTAAACAATAG